In Carettochelys insculpta isolate YL-2023 chromosome 31, ASM3395843v1, whole genome shotgun sequence, a single window of DNA contains:
- the BAG4 gene encoding BAG family molecular chaperone regulator 4: MCALRRPIYRPEAEQPRPEPSWGMEPRTCPQHRGAGQGPVWPGGSYGAAAGSGWDRAGRGGAQEQPPYPGYGSNYWNSAVQPRAPYPSPYPTGPELQSQEMESPYTNGAYGAPYSSAPGAAPQYANLPQSNTYYSSGLPRAAYSAETPSMYQPPSPVSHWNYPPPDCPTEGSSLRRQVPGYSPPPTPGMPVPPYPYGGDTNPGIPHQGPPPRPQDESWASYGMQPRNAWPAASAPQGSPFPSESSPSWPGNGAPSPHPPAHDTRDTSYDKPDQGANRHRYFPEANHQLPGTMNDHKPIQCNTKQIPFNPKVQYSAQPQMYDNVPRKPSLNQEAGFKPSDQPSSDSLGRQPGIQRVMQVMEEVEQLEQEVDEFVGKKTDKDYRLLEEMLTKELLELDSIETCGQDNVRQARKEAVHRIQAILEKLERKGL, encoded by the exons ATGTGTGCCCTGCGGCGGCCGATCTACAGGCCGGAGGCTGAGCAGCCTCGGCCGGAGCCgtcctggggcatggagccccggACCTGCCCGCAGCACcgcggggctgggcaggggccggTCTGGCCTGGGGGCAGCTACGGCGCCGCAGCGGGGAGCGGCTGGGACAGGGCCGGCCGGGGCGGCGCACAG GAGCAGCCTCCTTATCCTGGATATGGTTCCAACTACTGGAACTCTGCAGTGCAGCCTCGAGCTCCCTACCCAAGTCCATACCCTACTGGACCTGAGTTACAAAGCCAG GAAATGGAGTCTCCCTATACAAACGGAGCCTATGGTGCCCCATACTCCTcggcccctggggctgctccacAATATGCTAATCTGCCACAGTCAAACACTTATTATTCTTCTGGGCTCCCTCGGGCTGCCTACTCTGCAGAGACGCCAAGCATGTACCAGCCTCCATCACCAGTCTCGCATTGGAATTACCctcccccagactgccccacagAAGGCTCCTCTCTCAGGAGGCAGGTCCCAGGGTACTCCCCACCACCG ACCCCAGGTATGCCTGTCCCACCCTATCCTTATGGAGGAGACACCAACCCTGGCATTCCACATCAGGGGCCACCGCCAAGACCCCAGGATGAATCATGGGCTTCCTATGGGATGCAGCCTCGTAATGCATGGCCTGCTGCTTCAGCACCCCAGGGAAGTCCATTTCCTTCAGAATCCTCTCCATCCTGGCCGGGCAATGGAGCTCCTTCACCACATCCTCCAGCTCATGATACAAGG GACACTTCTTATGATAAACCAGACCAAGGAGCAAATCGCCACCGCTATTTTCCAGAAGCCAATCACCAGCTACCTGGGACTATGAATGACCACAAGCCAATTCAATGCAACACCAAACAAATCCCTTTCAATCCCAAAGTGCAGTATAGCGCGCAGCCCCAAATGTATGATAATGTACCTAGGAAACCTTCTTTGAACCAGGAGGCAGGTTTTAAACCCAGTGACCAGCCTTCGTCAGACTCCCTGGGAAGGCAGCCAGGAATTCAAAGAGTCATGCAAGTTATGGAGGAAGTTGAGCAGTTGGAGCAAGAGGTGGATGAATTTGTAGGAAAAAAGACAGACAAAGACTACCGCCTTCTGGAAGAAATGCTGACCAAGGAACTGTTGGAACTGGATTCCATAGAGACCTGTGGCCAGGACAATGTTCGACAGGCTAGGAAGGAGGCAGTTCATAGAATCCAGGCTATACTGGAAAAACTGGAAAGAAAGGGATTATGA